A window from Salvia miltiorrhiza cultivar Shanhuang (shh) chromosome 2, IMPLAD_Smil_shh, whole genome shotgun sequence encodes these proteins:
- the LOC131008079 gene encoding uncharacterized protein LOC131008079, whose translation MEGAPRGRGRGRVRGRGRGRGFIPEEPIPQVAPNRTAEEKFRKEKPPTFDGLGEPADAEKWVRAIERIFNYIRCDDEEKVACATYQLVDEADFWWESVRRTMTDEQWENFTWEEFKAELYEKYIPGCYRQRKQNEFWNLRQKTGTVTEYDRAFNQLSRYAPTLVDSDEKRAEKFRNGLRHEIAISLASQGGLTYAQTLSRALTIESLLPREKGKSPEQSGFVPSQDGSKGKRKWNEGTGGNIGNGKKPWVANQNRNQHQNPQPQTMVQTPCPKCQKLHPGECLKGMNVCYN comes from the coding sequence ATGGAAGGTGCACCAAGAGGACGTGGTAGAGGGCGCGTACGTGGCCGTGGGCGTGGTAGAGGATTCATTCCCGAAGAGCCTATTCcacaagtagcaccaaatcgCACAGCCGAGGAAAAGTTTCGcaaggaaaaacctccaacgtttgatggaTTAGGAGAACCTGCGGATGCCGAGAAATGGGTTAGGGCAATAGAACGGATCTTCAACTACATCCGTTGTGATGATGAGGAGAAAGTGGCATGCGCAACTTATCAATTGGTGGACgaagctgacttttggtgggagtcAGTGAGGCGGACTATGACTGACGAACAGTGGGAGAATTTCACATGGGAAGAATTCAAGGCTGAATTGTATGAGAAATATATACCGGGATGTTATCGACAAAGGAAACAGAACGAGTTTTGGAATTTGAGACAGAAAACGGGAACTGTGACCGAGTATGATAGAGccttcaatcagctatcaagatatgctccgacgTTGGTGGACAGTGATGAGAAACGTGCAGAGAAGTTCAGAAACGGACTGCGTCACGAGATAGCGATTTCCCTAGCAAGTCAAGGGGGTCTCACCTACGCGCAGACATTGAGCAGAGCCCTCACTATTGAGTCATTGTTGCCAAGGGAAAAAGGAAAATCCCCCGAACAGTCTGGATTTGTACCATCTCAAGATGGTAGTAAGGGAAAGCGAAAATGGAATGAAGGAACTGGTGGAAACattggaaatgggaagaaaccatgggtgGCGAATCAAAATCGGAACCAACATCAGAATCCACAACCTCAAACAATGGTTCAAACTCCTTGCCCAAAATGTCAAAAACTCCATCCGGGAGAATGTCTGAAAGGAATGAACGTCTGCTATAACTGA